The Manduca sexta isolate Smith_Timp_Sample1 chromosome 9, JHU_Msex_v1.0, whole genome shotgun sequence genome segment TAATATATCACACGTTACACACCACACGTTGCAAAAAACGCACCATTTACAAAACTACGGCGGGACTGTACTACTGTTTGTATGTAAACAATACTAAGTGAAAGTGCAGTCAAAACCggttacaacaaaattaaagaGACCGCCTAATCTcgacgctatatccgatagaCGTAATAAgcgttacatatttttttatgtatttttctgaaTGTGCTATGTAGACGTGATAACCGGTTTTGCCTGTATTTAGTTGTTGACTGTACCTAAGGGCGAGTGGATTGATGGCACAAAAGCGTTCGTGGCTGGTCGGGGCCAGTGTGAGTTTAGCTCACGACGACTTCTTTCTTCTTGCTAGCTGTCGCAATCAGGGTCGGCTCACCTATAACAATACCATTGCataaatagggtaccggactcatttttgttctttactattatcaaatatttacataatataaattataacacagaaggaattattaaaatccggtaaaaaatgaacaagttataagactttgaatttcggtggaaggggtaattaacaagaaacagaaaagagacgaaatatccacatgtgacgtcatcggaaattacgacgcgtgcgaaaaaaagagatgaagcgatatccccacatcgcgcccacttctgcacattacaatattttaaatatgaatcactcgctcattttttaaccaattgttatacAGTTTTcacaggagtgcttctttttcgtattattaacaattacatatagaataatgtacaaaatcaagcataggccggtcccctattgacaggcaataaaaaaaatattttaatatagtaatttcaaggttattgaaaaattaagaaaattcaagGCAGAAAGTAGTTTATTATGTCAGACAGAtgaaatctgtttttttttttaatgtaaaagacGCCAATTCTGGCATTGAGAAGTGATAACGGTAATATTGGTAAGAACTACGTTAATGATACTAAAGGCGATGGTAATGATGGTAATAAAAACCGtggtaatgataaaaaattaataaaggcAAATAAGTTGGTAAAATTCTCTGTCTTGTCGCTCAAGACAATCTCCACAGACAGATATGAGATGGAAAGATCTTTAAGCAAGAAGCATGTTCTAAAAGAACTCACCTGCAGGGCTGTTTGGGTGCAGCCGCTTGAGCACCTGTGTAAGATCGAGCCCGGTGAGCGTCTTGAGAGCGGGCGGGATGCCGCCTGCAAGTCGTGCCACCTCACCCGTGGCCCCGTTGTCACCCACCATCACGATCTCGTCCGTCTTCGCCAGCGGAGCTGATACTTCTGCCGCAATCTGATTGTAGAAAGAAGataggtttaattttaaagtaactaCAGTAGTCGATGCAGGAATAGCTATTTGACTCTTGAAAAAACGAAATGAGTCAGGAATGACATGCCTGATGTATTTCTTAGGAACCTTAGGTAGAGCTATAGCCGGACTTTGTTTCTGTGTTACAAAAGAACAAagctaaaatataatagattatTGTTTATAGGTCATTTACAATAATACCCTGACCACCAACAATATTTcagttgtaaaattttatttgttcaattAAATTCCTTcgtaaactaatatttatttaggattgATTTTTCTGCTAATTGTTGTGTGGTGGATGAAACATCAATGAACAAAATAGGTCAAATGTAACTATATAATTGTCAATCAGCTGACTCTATATTCAGTGAAGTTATAACTAcaattaaaacatcagctttCATTAAGATATTTCCGTCTAGATTCCTTACCTTCGGCAGCGCCTCAAGCACCAACGCCATGATGGCCGCGTCTCCGTACTGTTTGTAAACCTTAGCTTTGGCCAGCATGCGCTCGGCGTCCGCCTTGCCGACGTCTCCGATTGCTGTGGCCTCAGCCAGACCGACTACTTTGATGCGTTCTGCATCCGCCTTAGCTGCTTCCACTGTTTGTGTGCTGGAAATTGGGttgttaatttcaatattgaatAGTTGAAAAATATGGTAATTAGTAACGTGATTTTGGCTGTGAAACATTATGGAGCATCATGGCAGGTACATTGTTGccgatatattataatgtctaaGAAAGAAAGAGGCATTCATGAACGTCACCAAAATGATGACAGCTTGTTTCgctgtattgttattttatacatacatattttaaaactaatcaaAGCGCGTTCTTTTTTGAGCCATCCATAAGATTATTTAAAGTGTGTCAACAATTTGATCATGCgcaacatatatatttaaattttcattgcaATCAATTACcctagaattatttttaagaattacgtatctaatcttaaaaaaaaaaaaaattcatggTAATGACTTACCGTTTACCCTCAGCAATAGTCTGCAGACGGTACGCCTCCGCCTCGGCCGGCAAACGCACGGTAGCTACCAGCTCCTCCTCGCGACGGAGAATTTCTTGTTGTTCCACCTGAACAGAATATCAGCTTCAATATAcatctctttttttatttcatacgaGCAGAGCGTATGATTTTGATGATTACAGTACAAGGGAAGTGATTGCTGTGAGCTCTAAGTTAACGTGGTCTAAAAATTTACCAtcagtgttattatttatagcaattgtaataataattattataaaattgcttaaaataattttccaagtcCTATCCTTACTTTAGTAtcaacatatttatatgtatttttttatgaaattgtaaaaaGCTAGTTCAAAtgaacattcaaataaaatatatttgtgtggTGCGAATGcaacacacatcatttttaaaaaatcggaTATTTTGACAAACAATGCTTATCTGAACCAAAACCTTCTAGAATAAACATTTGTTGATAGTCAAAAGGTTTAAATTCAATACTAACCTCGATTTGTTTGCGACGTTCCACGACTTCGATTTGTATCTCTTCGTTTCgtatcttttgttttattttcgctGCTTGCAGTTCGTAAGCAAGTGCCGCTTCGGCTTTCTGTTGATTTGAGATTGTATCGATTTAATCCATTAACCTCAGACTAGTGGTTATCATATTTAGAGAAAGAGAAACCCTTTTTATTACCAAGATGGTAACCTTTATTGATTGTTTTTCCTTGATTAATTCATGGATGatggatttaatttttttttcttgaccTTAATAAAAGTCGATGTGGTAAATTTCAAAATAGGATTCCTTTTACGAGCCGCTTAACATGGCTAGTCACAATCTGAAATCTATGGATCCGTTTGATGCATCCACAGCTATGCGTCTAATGTATATTGaacatacatttatatacttTCTATAATTACCAGTATCAAGAGTTGTTACTTACGGCAGTGTTGACTTCCTGATCAAACTGTGCCTTTTGCAGTTTGAAAAGTCTCTTATTGTCTTCGATTCTAGTATCCATTGAGTATTTGACGTCCATTGCGCTCTTCTCGCACTCCGCTTCCTATAAACAGaccatattgtttttaattaccgTTACGtgtcttttaataaattattatttaatttttgctgTTGAATTATTCTAAATTCGAACTagttaatttgttaaatttaataattattatagcggcgatagcctagttgggtgtagaacggactgccgagacgaatgtccgcaggttcaaatcccaagggcacacacctctgacttttctaaaaaatcatgtgtgtattctttgtgaatttatcgttcgctttaacggtgaaggaaaacatcatgaggaaacctgcacatctgagaagttctctataggaatttcgaaggtgtgtgaagtctaccaatccgcactaggccagtgtggtggactaaggcctaatccctctcagttgtagaggaggcccatgctcagcagtgggcaagtatataatacagggctgatattataataaaaatggacaatattgttttttattttattaccgttTTGTGtctttctaataaattattatttaattttcctgtagaattattctaaattcaaagtagttgatttattaaatttcttaaaaaatgacaatattatttctCAGTACCGTTCCGTGTACATATcccaaattaattattatttaattttcctgtTCAATTATTCTGAATTTCAATGaagcataattataaaaattattaaaatcaatattttactaaacaaCACTCTCCAATAGATGAAGatggatataatataaaaaccacgataaaatccgcaaaaatagttttatttcaaatggtCGAATGTTAAAATCTCTGATCGgatactgaaaaaatattttctaataaagtCAGGCGCCCTATTCTGTTAACGAGACGAATCCCGTTTGCAATTACGGAAGATCtaattgagtatttttttttactcttaccATAGCTTTGACAGCCCTATAGGCTTTAATCGAAGGATAGCTTTGGTAGCCTATACGGCTAATTGCAAAATAGTAATTCTTAATTGCAGGATATACTTATAGACTTTATTCCAGAGTAAAATAGATCACATATAATCTCCATAATGGACTAAAATGTAAGCGAAACCGCGCAATACCcagtcaaataacaataaatataaaactggtaaTCACTATCTTTAGAAATGATTAATACCTTCACGAAATGATAAACTGCTAATCATGATCTATAGAATGATTGTGATAGTAGATCGACAAGACATGTAAGGTTCAGATAGTGGCCAAGGTAATCTAGAATAAGGTCACCTGTACGCGAGTTGTTAGACGTGATAAACGGGACATGTGAAACGGAAATGTATTGTGCAGTAACAAAGAAATAGAATCCCGTGAGTTGGGTTGCCACCCGTACCTTATAGtcgagtatttatttatttatttatacttattgtacaaaacgaaataaataatacaaataaggaaagagagacaaaaggcacaagtaaaaatggcggtcttatcgcttaaggcaatgtcttccagacaaccatgggatggatataaaaaccAGAAAGAGAAAGGGAGGGTAGTGCAGtggattaaattatatttaacaaaaattaataatacgtaCTTAAAGTATTGTACGTTATTTCGGGTACTTGTAGCTTATACTTTATGACAACAATAAAGTAggtaaattactttatttaacataatttcatTCCTCTGGGACGATTCCTAAGAATTTTTGCGTAAAACGGCACCCAGTAATGGCAGAGAACAAAgcctgatgatattattatgtaaaattgtatgtgttttcgattttattgtaattttattgtcgATTCCCTCGACATCGGCGTTCACAgagaagattattttttttatgaagaatACCAAATGACGACAAGAAAGAAATATATCGTCTTTGAATCTGATGATGAATAAGCAAAGTAATAAGTAATTTGATACCATGTAGTCTTTTTTCGGCCTATAATTTATCAATGTACATTATTTGTCCAAAAAAGGTGACATCCCTACATGTGGGCGATAGAAATCCTCATCGGTTTCATAGTTAGATAGATTTCATAATTTGGTAAAATTGAGATGGTCCTTTTTGAAACATCAAAGTTATTTTTCTAAACTTCTTCTTTGACTATAATGGGATTGAAATATCTTTGCGAGCAATAAGTGCGATAGTTGGCCTTCTGTCTACACTTTCTTAGTCACAagagtaaattaattttataaaattttactattaataatagAGAACGGTAGAATCCAAAAACAAGTAAACACAGAATTTCTGaaactgtaaaaaaatgttgaacAATACAACTATCAATCAAAGCAATTTACTTAACTAGAAATCAACATGGAAAGCCATCGAGTTCATTACAATATCTGCCCATGTAGGTATGTGTAAAACAACATTGTTGTTTACGAGCAGATCTCAAAAACATTCCGACAATTGTTTAATTCGTTTGAACATTGTTTAACCACCTACGTCATTCCTTGAACGCGATCTTcatttaaactaatttactCTGCATCCGCCTCTCGATGGGATAACCTCTAACCAGGTTCCACTTTATTTCACACATTTCTATAATGCGACGACGAGATTTTAAGACGGGAAAAATGTAAGAGTATTATATAGCTCATGGTAGGATTGCGTTTACTTTGCGTTTTAGTTGTGTTTGAAGGTGGTCATCTAAAAATCATGTAAATACAGAAATCGACACACATAGTGGGCCACTACCTAATTAGTAGATTTTACACCTTATTACGGTGCTCGCTGTCCTGACAAATATATATCCAGCACCAGCAagaatcactacatagtataaaacaaagtcgctttctctgtccctatgtccctttgtatgcttaaatctttaaaactacgcaacggattttgatgcggttttttttaatagatagagtgattcaagaggaaggtttatatgtataataacatccattaaatagtggagaaataatgttattttgtttcgtATACCCGTGccaagccagagcgggccgctatgtttttatatacaacgttcacagtttttctgcagtgtatttagtatcagcattgcacccgtgcgaagccggggcgggtcgctagtaattaataatttaacaccTAATCAACTCACCCTTATCCCAGCGTCTCTATTGGCCTGCGCGACGCCCACGTCAGCATCACGCTTGACCACCGCCGTCTGCGCCTTCCCCAAGCTGGCCAGGTACTGGACGTCATCGTAAACGTCCTTGATCGTGAACGACAGGATCTCGATGCCCATCCGGCCGACGTCCGGCGCGGCCACCTCGCGCACCAGACCCGCGAACTGATCTCTGTCCTTGTAGACTTCTTCTACTGTAAGCGTTCCTGTTGGCAACAAAATGTTAACGTTGATTAAACTCGACTAAAGGTGAGTTTAGACTAGTAATTCCTCGCAGCATTTGATAGCGCAAGAAATTCCAGATGAGTTTACACTGGTAGTAGATTTAAACTCGTCCAAAGGTAAGTTGATACTAGTATATTCGCAcaacaatatattgcgcaagaactttgAGACGAGTTTACACTGGCAGAATTTCATTAGTTCTATACAAATATGAATCGCCGCAATTACTGCAAGATTTAAATTTTGCAGAAGTCAGCCTGTCGTGATTGTTAACACTGTAAACATCGGTCGCGAAAGTCTAATTTAGTTTTCTTGCTAAACAAAAGCTCGCTTATGTCTGGTAGGAAGATTTGCGTCAGGAACAAAAGCGTGACCTTATggccttaaaaataaaatataaagaaattcaTGGTGGTATTTTTACGAGTCTAGGAGTGACAAAGCAATTTTTGACCTAGAAAAACCTACAGAATATTAATTCTAATAGAGTAGGCGGGTATATCAAAAACTAGTATGTTAAAACAACTGTGGAATGTCTGTAAATTCAGAATTCAAGAACTACAAAAGACCATCAGTAAGAACATAAAACAAATGCCAACTAGAGTACCCGAGTTATCATAAATAACCTCCGGACCGTTCCATTTACAAAATGAGACGTAAAAGGGACTGAATAAGGTCTGTTTCCATTAGGAGTAGCAGAAAACGGATTTAGAGAATAAATCTCAACTgtcttgttaaaatataaatggcaAAAATGTTCGGATAAATAACTAAAATCATTGAGGTATGGAATAAAATGTGTGGCCAATGTTTTTACGATGATATTGATTACCTTTATCACTAGGCacacaatcattattattatcaatattttaattaaataaaaacaaatcacgattttatccccgaagcggtaggcagaggtgcaaccaaggcacttACTTTTAGTttatatgttccgtcccatgatgtgatagggccgTAGGAGCGGTATTATCACCATATCGCGCACAaatactccgggctgatagtgagcagaaaaacccaatatcacattCCCCGACCCGGGCTTCCAACCTGGGACGCCAGATCGGTGTGGTACCGCGTACGCTATATAACTAACCCACCAAGGCATTACTACCTATTTAAATGTAGGTATAAAATCGTATACAAACATGTACGTAGTACTAGAATGTCGACTATCGTCTTTTATTTATGCCCACTTGAGGTTGCATTCGTTACGACTTTGCGCAAACataatgttagaaaaaaaaaagaaactggCAGTTGAgagtattcattttttaaataaggaaGTAATGTAAGTACAGCTGtttaaataagacaaaataaactttatatcaCTCAGATACAGTTTTATTTAGCTAAGAATGTGTAagggtatatttttatgtagccATTTAATACAGTTTACGATCGTTACGCTAgatttaagtttataaaaaatccaCCCTATGAGAGAATCTAAGGGAATAATATACTTcacaattttactttaatcaaatATCGTACAATACGCTACAgtctatgaaatattataatatataacttactTTTTCACGTTCAGATATGTGAGGCCTATGGTAAGCGACAATGGCACCAGTGCGAACCGTACGAATTCCATATTTGCACAAATTCACTTCACTATAACACTAATAGACTATGATTGCAGATCTATAAATCCCAATTCTATGATTGATTGTTTATGATTCCATTATATTCGAAATTTTAGTCTATACAACAAAGGTAAAGTTAGATTTCAGTCGTTgacaataaagaaataaaaaagtaaaatcctGCATGCTcaaaaaaaagttttcaatgtgtaccataaaaattataacgaaCGAGGAATTACTAAAAAGGTATCATAGCACTGCATACGTTATCCTTGAATGCATTTCCTACATAATCAATCAATTTAAGCGTGAACTGAATACTAAACTATTTGAACAAAGcaatacacaatattttcaattagaTATCGTAAtaaggttaatttttttatgaaatgtctAAAGTTTCAAAAATATAGCCGCTGCCGAGTACAGGCCACGATAAACACaatgatttaaaaaaggaatctacgttttgatttaaataatttaatttaatttcatgaatatatatttaattaataaaattaaattatttgtattaaatttattttattaatataatttaattttattaatcacaaAATCACTAGGGTTgacactttaatatttaaattttcaccACTATATCCAGACGTTCTAATCAGCGCAGATGTGAAATACTACTGTAGATAAACACACCCCGTGTTCCAAGTGCTCGTGTATgcgtatattttattaccacacgttaaggtcgcatttagctTCATTTTATTGTACTAAATATTATCGTTATTTACATTGCGaatgatataaatatgataatgatAACGATGCGGTTGCGATTACTGGCGACTTATTGCCTGCGTAAGAGATGATTGTATACCATCATGTTGCTATCTGATTTCTTAGTCACTCAATTGACATAAGTTGACCGGAGTAGTACTTTTCCTTGcatgttaatttgttttgttatacttTGCGCTCGAGATAAAATGTCATTATGTCAAAAGCGTATActcttttatacttatatacgtTGATTtgatttgctggtggtgggatatattttatatccgctcggatagcgaccacggtacacaaggtgttaaaacccaccataatgACCCACGTGTGTCGCTTTCCGAGATCAGCCCGTgcatgtatatccggttccaacaggccggcataattgtgtcgactgccgaggggtaatcatctctcgtcagtcgacattcaactggaccccactccacttaccatcatataaaaaagtataatcaaTCTATACATTACCGCAGTTAAGCATCTATAATATTacgtttaaaaaacaatgatatattccttttatttcaatatccgTTCTTCTTGAACCAAATCCtgtgatatattatatatacacatactattataaatggtgacatactaaaaatatcatctttattacacgtataaaaaagattttatctccCATAACAATATAATGAGCTATTATGACAACCCTATAACGTTTATTAGATATTTCACCCTCAGGCGATGCGTCACACACTGCAGTAATTATATCACACGCGTCTAGTTACATAAATGCATGTAAACAGATATAAACGGATTAATACGTaaacaaataaagattttaatcgGCGCATGATAATTGGACCTAACGCATAATCTCTATAAAGTCgaaatttgactgcctcggtggcgttgtaaGCACTTtcttgctagtggtaggatatattttattaagttgttaaaaccctaacgaactgccgagacaaatatccgcaggttcaaatcccaagggtacacacctctgacgtttctaaaaaaatatgtgtgtattctttgtgaattatcgcttgctttaacggtgaaggaaaacatcgtgaggaaacccgcatacctgagaagttttctatacgAATTtcgggggtgtgtgaagtctaccaatccgcactaggccagcgtggtggactaaggcctaatccctctcagtagtagaggaggctcgtgcccaacagtgggacagtatatacagggctgatattgtttgTTAAAACCCGCTTTAGAGGTTCACGTAAGTGTTGCattccggcatcagcctgtgtacatctggatccaacaggccggcatacttgTATTGATTGGTAATAAATCTGTCATCAGTCACATTCTATTGGCTCCCACTCGACTTATCACCAGATGTAGTGAGGTCACCTTGTCGTGCACATAtcgaaattaaataatgtatactagattttgtttatttcttaactagcgacccgccccagcttcgcacgggtgcaatgctgatactgaatacactacagaaaaactgtgaacgttgtatataaaaacatagcggcccgctctggcttcgcacgggtataacataacaaaataacagtatttctccactatttaatggatgttattatatatatacacctTCCTCTTGAaccactctatctattaaaaaaaaccgcatcaaaatccgttgcgtagttttaaagatttaagcatacaaatagacatagggacagagaaagcgactttgttttatactatttagtGATGGGACTGAGGTCAGATCATTCACCACTTATAATACACCGTAAGTAAAAAAGGAACAATCAGGTAATGAAATTGATTGTCTAATGTCATACGTCATTTATTCGTACATTGTAAATGCCACAttagtatttctcaaaatacaCGAACGTAACGAAACGGTATTTACGAAATATTGCTAAGAAATTTTCtgtcctattttttttttgtttttgtcctAATACATTCGTACTATCAATCAAACAATATAACTATATAGAATCAATGTGTTCAGACAAAAAAAGAgatgggaaataaaaaaaacaaaaaaatcttgaaaactATTTCGTAACATACATTTATGTTGAGAAACACTGATATTAAACATCCAATGATTAATCATTGGCCATCAAAACAGCTGTTTAGTTTAACAAGCAATGTAGAGCAGTGTTCAGTTCGTAACGCTCTTGACATTCGGTCAATTATTACTTTGACTTCCGAAGTCGCAACAAACTGTTTGTACAGTGGTGAACAAAAGtgataatctaaattaaaaatatcggcaattaaattattttgttagaattaattttaataatatattaatattaattatttaacaatatattatttattattataaaattaaattacttatatataattaataatttttaaatgtttttaaacaaactattacaataattttaaacaaataactacAAAGAGAGCATATCGCGCGTCTGACGAATACCATAATGAAGCtagccattttatttttaaagctctGTTTGGTATAAAACTGCGCTGATTATCAAAACGCTAAATACATGTTAATTCAGAAAACAGACTTAACCAATTCAGACTTAACACAAATCGAATGGCACGATTAGCAGCA includes the following:
- the LOC115453721 gene encoding flotillin-2 isoform X1, which translates into the protein MGNIHTVGPNEALIVSGGCFGSTTKRTIVGGWAWAWWLVTDVQRISLEVMTLNPMCEYVETAQGVPLTVTGVAQCKIMNEDELLTTACEQFLGKNVKEVKMTVLQTLEGHLRAILGTLTVEEVYKDRDQFAGLVREVAAPDVGRMGIEILSFTIKDVYDDVQYLASLGKAQTAVVKRDADVGVAQANRDAGIREAECEKSAMDVKYSMDTRIEDNKRLFKLQKAQFDQEVNTAKAEAALAYELQAAKIKQKIRNEEIQIEVVERRKQIEVEQQEILRREEELVATVRLPAEAEAYRLQTIAEGKRTQTVEAAKADAERIKVVGLAEATAIGDVGKADAERMLAKAKVYKQYGDAAIMALVLEALPKIAAEVSAPLAKTDEIVMVGDNGATGEVARLAGGIPPALKTLTGLDLTQVLKRLHPNSPAGEPTLIATASKKKEVVVS
- the LOC115453721 gene encoding flotillin-2 isoform X2, whose protein sequence is MGIEILSFTIKDVYDDVQYLASLGKAQTAVVKRDADVGVAQANRDAGIREAECEKSAMDVKYSMDTRIEDNKRLFKLQKAQFDQEVNTAKAEAALAYELQAAKIKQKIRNEEIQIEVVERRKQIEVEQQEILRREEELVATVRLPAEAEAYRLQTIAEGKRTQTVEAAKADAERIKVVGLAEATAIGDVGKADAERMLAKAKVYKQYGDAAIMALVLEALPKIAAEVSAPLAKTDEIVMVGDNGATGEVARLAGGIPPALKTLTGLDLTQVLKRLHPNSPAGEPTLIATASKKKEVVVS